In Rhodanobacter denitrificans, the sequence GCGTGGTTGGCGATCTTCGCCGGCGATTGATGTTCCAGCTGCAGCCAGATCAGGGCCAGCACGGTGACCAGCGGCAGCGCGGCGATCAGGCCGCCGAGGCGATCGCTGCGCTTGGCTGCCTCCGAGACGATCACCACCACGGCGGCGGTGATCAGGTACTTGCTGACGAGCCAGGCCATGCGCCGCTCCTCCGCTCAGGCGCCGCGCAACGCGCGCCCGTAAGCATGCACTTCATCGACCAGCACCTTCAGGTGCTCGGGATCCACTTCCGGCGTGATGCCGTGGCCGAGGTTGAACACGTGGCCGGGGTGGTTGCCGTAGCTGTCCAGCACGGCACGGGCCTCGCGGCGGATCACTTCGGGACTGGCGCGCATCACGGCAGGGTCGAGGTTGCCTTGCAGGGCGACCTTGCCGGCCACCGCACGGCGGGCGTCGGCGAGGTCGATGGTCCAGTCCACGCCGAGCGCGGCGCAGCCCGAGTCCGCCATCTCGGCCAGGTGCATGCCGGCGCCCTTGGAGAACAGGATCACCGGCAGCTCGCGTGCGGTCGGGTCGGCCTTCAGCGCGGCCACGATCTGCGCCATGCTGCGCAGCGAGAATTCGCGGAACGGTGCCGGGCCGAGCAGGCCGCCCCAGGTGTCGAAGATCATCAGCGCCTGCGCACCGGCTTCGGCCTGCGCGATCAGGTAGGCGGCGACCGCGCGGGCCAGCGTGTCGAGCAACTGGTGGGCGAGCTTCGGCTCGTTCCAGCACATCGCCTTCAGCGTGGCGAAGTCGCGCGAACCGTGGCCTTCGACCATGTAGCAGGCCAGCGTCCACGGGCTGCCGGAGAAGCCGATCAGCGGCGCGCGGCCATGCAGCTCGCGGCGGATCAGCCGCACCGCGTCCATCACGTAGCGCAGCTCGCCGTCCATGTCGGGCACGGCGAGTTTGTCGATGTCGGCCGCCGTGCGCAGCGGGCGCGCGAACTGCGGGCCCTCGCCGTGGGCGAACGACAGGCCCAGGCCCATCGCGTCGGGGATGGTGAGGATGTCGGAGAACAGGATCGCCGCATCCAGCTCGAAGCGCTCGAGTGGCTGCAGGGTCACTTCGCAGGCGTATTCGGGATGCTGCGCCAGGCCCAGGAAGCTGCCGGCGCGTTCGCGGGTGGCGCGGTATTCGGGCAGGTAGCGGCCGGCCTGGCGCATCACCCAGATCGGCGTGGTGTCGGTGGGTTCGCGGCGCAGTGCGCGCAGGAAGCGGTCGTTCTTCAACACGTCGGTCATGTCAATCAGCGTCCGTACGGGCCTTCCAGCCCCTGGGCAAACATCAGGCGGAAGCCACGCTTGAGCTGGGCGTCGCGGGCTTTCTCGAAAGCGGCGACGGCCTCGTCGCGCTCCAGGAACTGTTCGCGCTTCATCGTGGCGCGGCCGCCCTGGGTGCCCGATTCGCGGTACAGCGTCCAGCCGCCGAGCAGGTCCTGTTCCAGCGTGATCTGGACGTAGCGGGGTGCGTCGGCACTGCCGGGCACGGTTTGCAGGTAGAGGCGCATGGGTTCCAGGGTGCAGCACGAACAGGCGCGTGGCCGGACGACACAGTTTATAGGATTTGCGCGCAGACACCCGCGGCCCGCCCGGGCCATGGCGTCACACGCGGCGATTCATCCCGCGTCTTGCAGCACGGCCAGTACGTCGGCCTCGTGCACGCCGCCGACGATCTCGGCCCGGCCGATGCCACGCCACAGGATCAGCCGCAAGGCGCCGGCGGTGTTCTTCTTGTCCAGCCGCATCAGTGCCAGCAACTGCGGCGGATCCACCCCGGGTGGGATCGCCACCGGCAGACCGAGGCTTTCCAGCAGGCGCTGCAGGCGGGCGGTAGCGGCCGCGTCGCTCATGCCGAGGCGCTC encodes:
- a CDS encoding DUF3147 family protein; this encodes MAWLVSKYLITAAVVVIVSEAAKRSDRLGGLIAALPLVTVLALIWLQLEHQSPAKIANHAWYTFWYVVPTLPMFLAFPALLPRLGFWPTLLACVLITVACFGLFALLVRRFGIELLP
- the hemE gene encoding uroporphyrinogen decarboxylase; protein product: MTDVLKNDRFLRALRREPTDTTPIWVMRQAGRYLPEYRATRERAGSFLGLAQHPEYACEVTLQPLERFELDAAILFSDILTIPDAMGLGLSFAHGEGPQFARPLRTAADIDKLAVPDMDGELRYVMDAVRLIRRELHGRAPLIGFSGSPWTLACYMVEGHGSRDFATLKAMCWNEPKLAHQLLDTLARAVAAYLIAQAEAGAQALMIFDTWGGLLGPAPFREFSLRSMAQIVAALKADPTARELPVILFSKGAGMHLAEMADSGCAALGVDWTIDLADARRAVAGKVALQGNLDPAVMRASPEVIRREARAVLDSYGNHPGHVFNLGHGITPEVDPEHLKVLVDEVHAYGRALRGA
- a CDS encoding WGR domain-containing protein translates to MRLYLQTVPGSADAPRYVQITLEQDLLGGWTLYRESGTQGGRATMKREQFLERDEAVAAFEKARDAQLKRGFRLMFAQGLEGPYGR